One Oncorhynchus kisutch isolate 150728-3 linkage group LG11, Okis_V2, whole genome shotgun sequence genomic region harbors:
- the LOC109899047 gene encoding uracil nucleotide/cysteinyl leukotriene receptor: MMNYTEEARHGFYTKGSHHENILFASFYILVFVVAVPGNTLALWVFCRQADTSPSKLFLKHLAIADVSYVLILPMRMVYHFSDSHWPFGEVPCRLVGFLFYLNMYCSLYFMTCISLDRLLALVLPLRSRSMRKASYARVVVVILWVTVTVSMAPLLFSKKQTMIQVDNTTVVMCNQLYLEKTSPNALVSTTVAFSIPLVTIVVSYILILLKLKGIEQQEGSSIRDKAIRMIILIMVNFLVAFVPYHLNRFIYIERHTHSDMETVSIEALALANRVTSALTCLSGALDPIMYFFLARTYQSILLQLFCRDRRVDQPTTT; encoded by the coding sequence ATGATGAACTACACTGAGGAAGCGAGACATGGCTTTTACACCAAAGGTTCCCACCATGAGAACATCCTGTTTGCAAGCTTTTAcatcctggtctttgtggtcgcCGTGCCTGGCAACACCTTGGCATTGTGGGTGTTCTGTCGTCAGGCTGACACCTCACCCTCCAAGCTCTTTCTTAAGCACCTGGCCATAGCAGATGTCTCCTACGTGCTGATCTTGCCCATGCGGATGGTCTACCACTTCTCAGACAGCCACTGGCCCTTTGGAGAGGTCCCCTGTCGCCTGGTGGGGTTTCTCTTCTAcctcaacatgtactgcagtCTCTACTTCATGACCTGCATCAGCCTGGACCGCCTCTTGGCCCTGGTCCTACCGCTCAGGTCACGGTCAATGAGGAAGGCTTCATATGCTAGAGTGGTAGTGGTAATCCTGTGGGTCACAGTGACCGTGTCTATGGCTCCCTTGCTATTCTCCAAAAAACAAACGATGATTCAGGTTGACAACACAACCGTGGTCATGTGTAACCAGCTGTACTTGGAAAAGACTTCTCCCAATGCACTGGTGTCAACCACGGTGGCGTTTAGTATTCCTCTGGTCACTATAGTGGTATCCTATATATTAATCCTGTTGAAACTGAAGGGCATCGAGCAACAGGAGGGAAGCTCGATCAGAGACAAGGCCATCAGGATGATCATTCTCATCATGGTGAACTTCCTGGTTGCTTTTGTGCCCTATCACTTGAACCGTTTCATCTACATTGAGAGACACACTCATAGCGACATGGAAACTGTGTCCATTGAGGCTCTGGCACTAGCTAACCGAGTCACTTCCGCACTAACCTGTTTGAGTGGAGCTTTGGATCCTATTATGTACTTTTTTTTGGCAAGGACTTATCAAAGTATACTGCTGCAGCTGTTCTGTAGAGACAGGAGAGTGGACCAGCCAACCACAacctga